A single region of the Drosophila miranda strain MSH22 chromosome 2, D.miranda_PacBio2.1, whole genome shotgun sequence genome encodes:
- the LOC108153971 gene encoding copper homeostasis protein cutC homolog, with protein QKLFTTKWAQCCQQCTRAGISVTRYIDCTRAPRDVRSETADRHRLVGPPLYAYNKIFVYKQKMSGHDIKLEVCVDSIGSAFAAEVGGASRIELCSALGEGGLTPTVGTLKTLKDSFTLPIFCMLRPRRGTDFLYSEEEMQAILTDMALLREHGADGFVFGALNTDRTIDANKCRQVMQQSGGLPVTFHRAFDLTDQKRMHEHVELLRELGFKRILSSGFRPSAAEGADCLAQLIAKHHRDIIIMPGAGIKVANLEEILTVSRCLEFHASAMDTAGEDYTAPTTTRMECDVTMGKQDIDPYYGTNSNVVRKMVTIANAMSCR; from the coding sequence caaaaattgTTCACAACAAAATGGGCACAGTGTTGCCAACAATGCACTCGAGCTGGTATATCGGTCACTCGTTATATCGATTGCACTCGTGCTCCTAGAGATGTGCGGTCAGAAACAGCTGATCGGCATCGGCTGGTTGGCCCACCGCTGTACGCCTacaacaaaatatttgtttatAAACAAAAAATGTCAGGACATGACATAAAACTGGAAGTTTGCGTGGACTCGATTGGTTCAGCATTTGCCGCCGAGGTTGGAGGTGCCTCGCGCATAGAGCTGTGCTCGGCACTGGGCGAGGGCGGCCTCACACCCACCGTGGGTACGCTGAAAACGCTGAAGGACTCGTTTACGCTGCCCATATTTTGCATGCTGCGACCCCGACGTGGCACAGACTTCCTGTACAGCGAGGAGGAAATGCAGGCCATTCTCACGGACATGGCCCTGCTGCGGGAGCATGGCGCCGACGGCTTTGTTTTTGGCGCGCTCAACACAGATCGCACCATCGACGCCAACAAGTGCCGGCAAGTGATGCAGCAATCTGGTGGCTTGCCCGTGACCTTTCACCGGGCCTTTGATCTCACCGACCAGAAGCGTATGCACGAGCATGTCGAATTGCTGCGGGAGCTGGGCTTTAAGCGTATCCTGAGCAGCGGTTTCCGGCCATCGGCAGCCGAGGGAGCCGATTGTCTCGCTCAGTTGATCGCCAAACATCACAGGGACATCATCATAATGCCTGGAGCGGGCATCAAGGTGGCCAATCTAGAGGAGATCCTGACAGTCAGTCGGTGCCTCGAGTTCCACGCCTCTGCCATGGACACGGCCGGCGAGGACTATACGGCGCCCACTACCACTCGCATGGAATGTGATGTGACGATGGGCAAACAGGACATCGACCCCTACTACGGCACCAACTCGAATGTGGTGCGCAAAATGGTAACCATAGCCAATGCCATGAGTTGTCGATGA
- the LOC108156528 gene encoding programmed cell death protein 10 — MTMGEREPTSSLVLPVILRPIFSQLERRDVGAAQSLRSAILKSEQNNPGFCYDLVATIVRRADLNVNLNEAVLRLQGNITEADLNEYRLTRTEEPFQELNRKSVALKVILSRIPDEINDRKTFLETIKEIASAIKKLLDVVNEIGSFIPGVTGKQAVEQRKKEFVKYSKKFSTTLKEYFKEGQPNAVFISALFLIRQTNQIMLTVKSKCE; from the exons ATGACCATGGGCGAGCGTGAGCCAACTTCGTCTCTCGTTCTGCCCGTTATACTGCGGCCTATTTTCTCACAG CTGGAGCGACGCGATGTTGGCGCAGCTCAATCTCTGCGCTCGGCCATACTTAAATCGGAGCAGAACAATCCGGGGTTTTGCTACGACCTCGTTGCGACGATCGTGCGACGTGCTGATCTAAATGTCAACCTGAATGAGGCCGTCTTGCGATTGCAGGGCAACATTACAGAAGCAGACC TTAATGAATACCGCTTGACACGCACCGAGGAGCCCTTCCAGGAGCTGAACCGCAAGTCAGTGGCCCTCAAGGTGATCCTCAGTCGCATACCCGACGAGATTAACGATAGGAAGACCTTTCTGGAGACCATTAA GGAAATCGCCAGCGCCATAAAGAAATTGCTCGATGTGGTCAACGAGATCGGCTCGTTCATACCGGGCGTTACGGGCAAGCAGGCTGTGGAGCAGCGGAAGAAAGAGTTTGTCAAATATTCCAAGAAGTTCAGCACAACGCTGAAGGAATACTTCAAAGAAGGACA ACCGAATGCAGTATTCATAAGTGCACTTTTTCTAATACGGCAAACGAATCAAATAATGCTGACAGTTAAGAGCAAATGCGAGTAG